Part of the Ziziphus jujuba cultivar Dongzao chromosome 8, ASM3175591v1 genome is shown below.
TATTGTCAACTTGTACTTTCAAGGACATATGAGCTAATGCAGTGCCCACTGTTATTGGGATCAAATACGTTCTTATTTATATCCACATGTTTATCACTGATCCAAATGGTTTGAACTTGACCACTTGCTTCATTCTCTTGGGCAGCCCAAGGATCTTAACAACCTTTTATGACCTAGGAAAAGATAACCACTGAAAGTGTTGGATTGCTGCTAAATTTTCCTTCTCTCAATTTTTGAACAGCCTTGCAGAGCCTCTTGATGGGTTGCAGAAATCATATGAGCAGTTCCTTCATCGCATGGAGAGACACAAGAACCAAAGAATCAAGGTGATGGTTTCATTTGCAGAAGTACATGTATTGGGTTCCAATGTCTTGTTAGGAAGAGttttatgtatgtgtatatatattatttatttgagtgaaGTTGAATTTTCTGCAGCGGCAGGAAAGAAGTACAAAAATACCCCTCTCTGCTGGGAGCATTCCTCCCAATGGTAGCAAAACTGaagaaaacaatgaaaatgCATGCAGTGTTGGGTCCAGGTTCACAGGAGCCGGAACTGATGTATCTGTACCTGGAATGCAAACTCGAGAGAAAGATGGAAGGACAAAGAGAATACCAGAGGAAGGTTCTCACCTTGTGAACCCATTGATGGAATCTAATCGTAATGAACTTATCACAAAGACTGCACCTAGAAATAAGCAGCAAATTTCTGCTGAAAGATTTTCAGATGACGATAAATTTGTGGCGAAATTTGTAGATACTGCCATTGTGGGAAAGTCTGAAGCGGAAGATGCCTGTCATCATGGGTTGGTTGATCCTACAATAAACATGAAAGAGGCCATGAATGCCATAAACAGCATGTTCCAGGAGCCTTTAGAGAGTGCTCCAGTTGGTAAGAGATCATTCCAAAGACGACAGAAAGATGATGATAGGCTGAAAAATGGGTTCAAGGTGTTCGTAGATGAAAACCTGGGTTATGGAACTGAACTAGCAGACCAGAGGGAAGCAGGTTATCCTCAGTTGCAACATAGTAGAAAAGAAACCCACCGGCCTCACCAAGAACCtttaagcattttcattgatgACGATGTAAATGATGAGATTAGAGACAGCAATGATGAggaagctaactttgaccataGTGATTTTGGCAATCCGAGAGAAGGATCTGTCTTATCTTCTTCCCATGcaaatatgtttgtttttcctAGTCCAAAGGATCTTGGTTATGAAAATTCTGATGATTTGGGTGTACAACGCTCACCTCGAACAGGGTTTAGGGAGGATACAGTTGTTTGTAGGTTTGTTGGATCCACAATTTCAGACGAGCCAGAGGTGGAGAACGTTTGCCACCATGGCTTGGTAGAACCCACAATCAACTTGAAGCAGGCCATGGACGATATCAATAACATGTTTGGGAAGCCAATAGATTTTGTAAGGACCAAGAGAGTGAAGAAGCAGAACAAAGCACCAGATACAGAAAAGGTGTTTGGTGGATTTTCAATACTTCCCGATGATGACTTGGAACATCAACCAGTCAAgccaatttcaaaatcattgGGAAAATCAAGGGGATGTGACTTGTTTGAGCCTACTGTAACCACCAAGGAGGCCATGGATGATATAAATAAGATGTTTGGAATGCCGTTGGACTTCTAGCAATGGTATATTGTGCAACAGAATTTTTCAGATTTTGTTGTTGGTAGATTTGAGTTTGTTCTGATGTAGCATATGTATTCCAAATGCGAAAAAATTACAGATTCTTATACTTGAAAACTTATATTATAGGAGTGCTTTGCTGTCGTGTCTTGTTATCCATGTTCGAGCTGAAACTTACTGGTATGATATAATGAATTGAATCCTCCATTTACTCAGTCTGAGGAATCAAAAtctaaatgaaaacaaaatgtaAACACCAAGAAATGAGGCACACTATTCAGCATTGCAACACAACTCAGTTTATTTAAGAAACAGAACATATAGTTGACATCTCAGTTAACAAAATGCAGAAAacaggaaaagaaaaggaaaaaaaaagatgcaaatTAATCAGGGGTCATTGGTCAAGAACAATCGGCAGCAACATCAATAATGAGTATCAGGAGAGCAATGAGCAGGACGAAAAGCCAAGGGACCTGCAGCATATATGACAGCCTCATAGTTCTTCCCCTTCAATATCTTCTTCTCATAGCGAAGTGGGGAGCCATTGAGTCCATAATTGACATTGGAAAGAAGGTCGCAGTTTTTGCGGGGAGAAGAAACGAGCTTCACATGGCATGACTGGAGTGGATGATCCACTAAAGAATTAACCATTTTGAAGCCTTCAAGGGGTGCATAGAAATACCCATTGTCGTCTGTTTCAAAAACCTTGTAGAAAGTGACTTCTTCATCGTGCCTTTTGCAGATGACACTGAGTTTAGCTGAAGGGATTGGATCAGCCCCAGACAAAGACCAGCTTCCAAATTTGTCACAACTCTGGCAATATACAATTCCTTCTACCACCACCTCAATCTTTTTCTCCACTGGTTTTGTTGGGACATCGTCGTAGGCTGCTGTGAAAGTAAAGGCCAATGGGAGGAGAAGGAAAGATGAGAAGAGGATGATGAATTGGCTGCGTgccatttcttttcttcttagtAGAGTTGTGTTTGTATTATATCTCAGAAGCAGAGAAAAGAAGAAGGTTGGGTTGGATTATGGTTGATGCggtggcatatatatatatatatatatgtatatatatgtatatatatacgtatatatgtatataggttATTGCCTTGCTGGTTTGTGAGGATTTTTGTTGGGACTTTGAAGCGTTCAGATTGACGTGGGAGCTACTAAGCCGCATGTCAACGCCTTGTATTCTATTTAACTATTAGATTCTACGTGAAGGCCAcctttctttttgataaatcatatataaatatattattatttgtattattattattattattattattattattattattattatgcgaAAGAAAATTAGAGAAACACCATGGCTGACAATGTAAAGCTTATCCATCTAGATTGTTTGCTAAGCATTTTCAATCAACTGAATCAAGTTTGCATGGGGAAAAAGAGGCATTGTCCAGTGAGCTGAAAGCTGTCTCTCGTTTCATAttcatttccatttttatttttttttctccttaatttgAAAAGATTATTTTTCTTACATGTGGTCGTGTCTGTATAGATGTGACATTCCACTTTTGAGATTTTTCCTAATATATTTTTCCACACATGGAGAAGAATATTCGGTGGAAAATCATTGGcgtgaaatcttttttttttttttttttgtgtgataatatatatatatatatatatttatttattttctttttctttttccttcttttgctgaaaagtcttttttttttttctttttttttttcccaatgcTTTTAACGGGTTCAAGCATGTGATTATCGAAGTCAGACATAGGTGGCCCGACGCGGTCTAATGTTGGAAGTAGTATCTGACAGACTGCAAATCAGATTGCTAAGAAACCATGTGATAGTTGATTGGAACGCAACAAAATTCTCTTGTAACGGATTTTGAGTCTATTTACATGGATATCTTCCGTACTGGCCATTCAAAACATAGAGGAGAACCCAAATGGAAACTTTGAGGTGTACAAATCATAAAATATGCATGTATATGTAATTTTTGCAGCAAAAGGCATCTTCTTTTGCAACAATCCTATGCAACTGGTATAAATTTTTGCATTTCCAACAATAAATTATTAGGCTTCATCATATTTATATTAGAACACTTGGCTACAAGAAGCATTTATCTGTGAACACCTAAAACGTTTACAAATATATCTTttgaaaatgtaaaattaaaacATTACATGTATATCCTCGAAAGATACAAAAATTTTTAcacatctatttttttaaacatacgTGCCAAAATGGTTAGGCATGCATAAGCGCTTATTTAGCATTATCCTTGGATTAAATATTTGATCGGTGATCTTGTTAAAAGAAATGTGGAGGCAGTAATGGTTACGTTCGTTTCAGTTTTGACTTTTGAGGATCTGCTCTTTCATTCAGCTTCACCCACAGATTGGGTCGAAGAGGGTGATAAATGGATGGAGCAAGGAAGTAACAGAGAattgggaaacaaaaaaatgatccGGAGTTTGCAATAAGTTGAGTGAACACAAAGACtaccaaagaaaataaaaaaataatagtaataaattatttgaCACATGGATGAACATTTTTGCTACGTATTTTCTCATAGAAGTTATGTACAAGTAAAAACTTCATTAACCTGCGATTAAATACGAGGAAGAGATTGTAAAGCTTTACTCGCTCTTACTCACAATTCGAAGAAATCTAATTTTAGACTGCTTCTGTAGACATAAGTTCAAGCTCTGCCCACCAAAGAGGAGACAGTTTTGGTGTAGCTCCATCTGGTGATATTCCAGTTACGTCTCTCAGTCTGCTACTGACTTGCCTCATTGTCGGTCTTTGTTTCGGGTCAGGGTGGACACAAAATTTTATGACATCTCCAAGTTGCTCTAATTCTTCTTCTACAAAAGAAGTTAGAGTTGGATCAACCATTTCTTTGAGGGATTGCTGTCCTCTCACATAGTCTGATGCCCAGTCTTCAAGTGAGCCACTGTCCACTGAGTAAGGAAGCCTCCCTGTTATCATCTCAAACAGTATCACACCGAAGCTGTAAACATTACTTTCCAAGCTTGCTGATGGTGCTTTTGGAAGCTTTTTGCCAGGAGACTCCACCTCAGCAGATATTTCATTCCAGAAACTGAGTTCTGAGACTTTAGCTGCATAATCCTCAGTGAGACGGACAGCTGAAGAGTTTAAGTTGTTGTGGGCTATAGGTTGTTCCAGCTGATGCATATGCTCAAGGCAGTAAGCCATGCCCATTAAAATCCTCACTCGCATTGCCCAGTCCAAGTGCTCGGATTCTTTTACTGCAATTCGATGCAAACTCATCAGATGTCATACATTATATGCCAATAAGTGGCATGTTAAATCAGCAGTAAATGAAAAGCTTGCTGTTAGATTAAGCTTATTGAGTTCTCAAAGATGAGATTGTTAAATGTAAGTTTTTTATGTGACCAAATCATAAATTTTGAAGATGAAAATGACTAAACAAGATAAAATATTTGGATATCTCAAGATATTTATCTAGATGTATACAGCCTAGATGTATAATCTTCCTGTTTATTGTTCTTGCATGAATACAAAAACTACCAGTGCTGCACACAGGTTTCTTCTCCTTTAATGACCAGGAACTTGCTTTGGAATAATGTTAACGACTAAGAATAATAACTCATGAAATCAAAATACCGAAAAATATTTGCCATGATATTTGGTATAATATTAACCTTAATGTAATATCCAGTCCTACTGTACCTATAAAAGTGCTAAGGTACTTACTGTGTAAATGCTCAAACAGCGTTCCATTGGGAGCATATTCAAAAACCATCATTCTAGTGAGAGGTTCCTCTTCCACACAATACCCAATAAGATTCACAAAATTCTTGTGGTTAACTTTTGAAAGTGTGTCAATCTGAAACCAAAACGATAACAATATTAGGGGCTGTATCACCGTATAGTCCCACatggttttataaaatttgtttgtcCCTTACCTTCTTCCTAAACTGTACTTCTAGATTCCTTGACCAATCCTTGGTAGATGTCGCTGTAACAGAAGCCACAGCTATTTCAACTCCATTAGACAATGTCCCTTTATACACTGTACCTATTGGCGAAGTACCTATTACATTACTGAAATCTTCACAAGCTGTTACTAGCTCTGACCTCTTAAGCTTTGGTACACCTGCAATGGGACTCCAAATCAATATGCATGTGTGTGTTTTATATCTaccatatagattaaaaaaaaaaaaaaatcaacaagaacataAAGAATCTAATAAACAAACAAGGGAGTGAAGGAAGACgaaaatatatatgatgaaTGGCCCACTTTCTAGCTTGGTACTTTTCACAGCAACAATCAACCCCAAAAGATGATTCACCATAAAGGTAAAGATTACAGGATGGGtatgaaacaaataaaatacatcacAGAAAATGCTTTTCTTATTCCTCAAATGAGTCATCGAATCACGAGCAATACTGCATACATTTAAGGCTTCATGAAATATGCATGATCAGGAATGTCAGCTAAAAGTAAGATGGCAATTACATACccattatcaaataaatttaaatttatacaaGTCTAAGCTTTCTATTAAGAAAGAGGAGTTACCAGTTATGAATGCTTTCTGAAGCTGTCCACTTAATCCCGTGGCCCAAGGTTTGACAGTAGCCACCTTGTTGTTCATATAGAGATATATGCCAATTATTGAAAGTACAAGAAAGATACCACCCCCAACTGCTCCACCTATTATTGCAGCTTGATGATTTTTAGAAGTAGTGGTAGAGTCTGGAACAGTTATATTGGGTGGAGATGGACGTGAAGACGAAGGTGGAGGTGAAGGTGAAGGTGAAGGTGAAGGTGGAGGTGAAGGTGCAGGTGAAGGTGAATGTGACGACGTAGGTGAAGGTGAAGGAGCAGAACTTTGTTGTGCAGTAGAGTTTACTGTGGAAGATGATGACGTTGACGAGTTGGTAGGACCAGCTGGTGAATCAGCTGGTGAATGTTTATTGCTGCGATTGAAAGGACTTGGTGGTTGAGCCTGCTGCAGCGTCCGATGAACAAAGCCTTCAGTTTGGGGGAATTTcctaacaaaattaaaagaaaatttataacaAGAGCAGAGTGTCCACTAATACTGCAATACACTTGGGTAATAAAAGAGTTTACAAAAGAGATTACTCCCCATAGGAAGGGGCCGGAGGCATGGAATTAACAATACAACCACTTTCGACAAAGGACAATAAAATGGTTTTCCCAATTTcccaagttttgattttttgagtGTGTAAAAACAGAGAAAGGTGCAGTCCTTAACATTTGATTCTTCTAGTGTGCTCTTAGTCTGCAAAAGACGTTCACTTGAAATCCAacatacaaaagcattaaaagtgcAATTAAATACCTAGTAGTTGCTATTTTGCTGCAACATAATTCTTTAGCTCCATTAAATAGCAGGCTTTCATCAACTTGAAATTCGGAAATCATCTCCAAGTCGTAAATTTCAGGAGTCATGCTACCAAGAAGTCCATTATTGTCCAATAAACTGAAGTACAGACAGAAAAATGAGTTATTATATGGAAAGGGATTATAAAGGACCTGAAAATCAAAGCTGAAAACTTTTTGACGCTATCAACCTACAGGATTGCCAGTGACAAATTACTGCCAAGGTCTCCAGGAAGCGGCACACTGAAGTTGTTGTATCCTAAGTCCAGCATCTCCAACTCCTCCAATTTGCCAATCCCCTCAGGAATGATCCCGGTAAAGGAGTTGTTGCGCAAAATACTATCGAAAACAAATTTATTGAGAATGATACACTGGAAATattatataaccaaaaaaaaaaaaaaaaaattgaaaattctaCAACGAGGCAATGAGATCCAGACAATGCTTACATTGACTTGATGTGGACAAGGTTCGTAATTTCAGGTGCTAGTGTTCCTCCAAGACAAAGATCTTTCAAGTTCCTGTACATCGTATATATCCAATTTCATTATCGATTAGATATGAATAGGAAAATCAAAACTGTTTTTGGAATAGAAATGAAATGGCAGCACTAGTAGTCTAATTTCTAAACAACTACATGACCAGCCGTCATCCAATTTGGGATTGACTTATTTGCAGAATCCAATTCAGGAAGAAAATTTCTATAACAAAGGCATAGGATCTGACATGGAAGATCTCCAAAACTGAAAAAACAGCGGGTGGAAACTTTAATTTCAACACAGCACTAGTGAGGATAAAACATCTTCAATTTTTGGATGAACATTCATAAGTTGGAAATCTTCAATGatgaaaaaataacaacagAAAAAATCCATCTCCACcgaaaaaagatgaagaaaaaaaccaaattaagggtataattttatcaaatctaAGATTTCAAAAATCTAGCAATCTAGCCACTGTATGGTTGAGAAGGAAATGGAACTAAAAGTTACATGATCaaaatttttggttttcttataAGTTAAACTGATCTCTTTCCT
Proteins encoded:
- the LOC107413895 gene encoding uncharacterized protein LOC107413895, giving the protein MANNNDLFASLVSDIKNYTGKDPLLPWIRGIRKMKDSLPPPFLKEKLPRFLQKCAQTFDSDPRYRNDLRYLRVWLQLMDFVDDPKTLLRTMEANRIGTKHSLFYQAYALYYEKNKKFEEAEKMYHLGVQNLAEPLDGLQKSYEQFLHRMERHKNQRIKRQERSTKIPLSAGSIPPNGSKTEENNENACSVGSRFTGAGTDVSVPGMQTREKDGRTKRIPEEGSHLVNPLMESNRNELITKTAPRNKQQISAERFSDDDKFVAKFVDTAIVGKSEAEDACHHGLVDPTINMKEAMNAINSMFQEPLESAPVGKRSFQRRQKDDDRLKNGFKVFVDENLGYGTELADQREAGYPQLQHSRKETHRPHQEPLSIFIDDDVNDEIRDSNDEEANFDHSDFGNPREGSVLSSSHANMFVFPSPKDLGYENSDDLGVQRSPRTGFREDTVVCRFVGSTISDEPEVENVCHHGLVEPTINLKQAMDDINNMFGKPIDFVRTKRVKKQNKAPDTEKVFGGFSILPDDDLEHQPVKPISKSLGKSRGCDLFEPTVTTKEAMDDINKMFGMPLDF
- the LOC107413896 gene encoding proline-rich protein 1 translates to MARSQFIILFSSFLLLPLAFTFTAAYDDVPTKPVEKKIEVVVEGIVYCQSCDKFGSWSLSGADPIPSAKLSVICKRHDEEVTFYKVFETDDNGYFYAPLEGFKMVNSLVDHPLQSCHVKLVSSPRKNCDLLSNVNYGLNGSPLRYEKKILKGKNYEAVIYAAGPLAFRPAHCSPDTHY
- the LOC107413918 gene encoding probable inactive receptor-like protein kinase At3g56050; protein product: MGQKWHFNRFRDRLGVFGIVVACFLFQNSGFCWSLNDEGLALLRIRERVVSDPFGALSNWNDDGHVNPCSWFGVECSDGKVVVLNLKDLCLGGTLAPEITNLVHIKSIILRNNSFTGIIPEGIGKLEELEMLDLGYNNFSVPLPGDLGSNLSLAILLLDNNGLLGSMTPEIYDLEMISEFQVDESLLFNGAKELCCSKIATTRKFPQTEGFVHRTLQQAQPPSPFNRSNKHSPADSPAGPTNSSTSSSSTVNSTAQQSSAPSPSPTSSHSPSPAPSPPPSPSPSPSPPPSSSRPSPPNITVPDSTTTSKNHQAAIIGGAVGGGIFLVLSIIGIYLYMNNKVATVKPWATGLSGQLQKAFITGVPKLKRSELVTACEDFSNVIGTSPIGTVYKGTLSNGVEIAVASVTATSTKDWSRNLEVQFRKKIDTLSKVNHKNFVNLIGYCVEEEPLTRMMVFEYAPNGTLFEHLHIKESEHLDWAMRVRILMGMAYCLEHMHQLEQPIAHNNLNSSAVRLTEDYAAKVSELSFWNEISAEVESPGKKLPKAPSASLESNVYSFGVILFEMITGRLPYSVDSGSLEDWASDYVRGQQSLKEMVDPTLTSFVEEELEQLGDVIKFCVHPDPKQRPTMRQVSSRLRDVTGISPDGATPKLSPLWWAELELMSTEAV